DNA from Bradyrhizobium japonicum USDA 6:
GAAAATCGTCCGCGGCGCGATCGATGCCGCCGAGCGAGGCGGGCGAGACGTTGGAGCAGATCAGCAGCAGATCGGTCCCGAGCTCCTGCATCAGGTCGAACTTGCGCTCGGCGCGGGCAAAGTTGCGCGTCCGCTGCGGCTCTGGCATGCCCTCGAAATCGCGGAACGGCTGGAATGCGCAAATTTCGAGATTGAGATCCTTGCATAGCTGCGCCACCTCGCGCGGACTTGCGCCGAACGACAGCAGATCGTTCTCGAAGATCTCGACCGAGTCGAACCCGGCCGATGCGATGGCGCGGAGCTTCTCGTCCAGGCTGCCTGAGAGCGAGACGGTCGCGATCGAACGCTTGTTCATGCTGCGTTGTCCTCCATGGCGCCGCCGAGAAAGAGCTGGCCGATGCGCGGATCGTTCAGAATTCGCTTCGCGCCGTCGACCATGCGGGTCTGGCCGAGCTCGAGCACGATGCCGATGTCGGAAATCTCCAGCGCCGAGCGCGCGTTCTGCTCGATCATCAGGATGGTGACGCCGCGGTCGCGCAAGCCTTTCAGGATGTCGAAGGTCTGCTGCACCATCAGCGGCGACAGGCCGATCGAGGGCTCGTCGATCAGCACGAGCTTTGGCTCGAGCAGCAGCGAGCGCGCGATCTCGAGCTGCTTCTGCTCGCCGCCGGAGAGTGTGGAGGCCTGCTGCGCCGACTTGCGGCGCAGCGCGGGAAACAGGTCGAGCGCGGCTTCGATCCGTGCGGGCAGGTCGATGCCCTTGCCGGCGGCGACGCCGCCGAGTTCGATATTGTGGCGCACCGACAGCTCCGGAAAGATGTTGCGACCCTGTGGCACGTAGCAGATGCCGGCATTGAGCAGCGCGCGCTGGCTCAAATTGGTGACGTCGCGGCCCGCAAAGCTGATCTTGCCTTCGCGCAGCTTCAACAGGCCGAAGATCGCCTTGAACACCGTCGACTTGCCGGCACCGTTGGGGCCGATGATGGTGGTGATGGTCGCCTGCGGCACGGCGAAGGTGGTGCCGTTCAGGATCGTCATCTTGCCGTAGCCGCCGACGAGATTGTGAACCGAGAGGATCGGGTCGCTCATGATGGCTTCCTAATGTCCGAGATAGGCTTCGATCACGGCGGGATTTTTCCGCACTTCGTCCGGCCGTCCCATCGCCAGCACCTTGCCCTCCGCCATCACCATCACGCGCGAGCACAGGGACATCACGAATTCCATGTTGTGCTCGATCACGACGAAGGTGGCGTTCTTCTCGCGGTTGATCGCGACCAGGCGATCCTTCAGGTCCGACAGCATCGACGGGTTGACGCCGCCGGCGGGCTCGTCGAGCAGGACGAGGCGCGGCCCGCCCATGAAGGCCATCGCGGCATCGAGCAATTTTTGCTGGCCATAGGAGAGCCCGCCGGCCGGCTCGTCGGCGAGATGGTCGAGCTTGAAGAAGCCGATCATCTGGTTGGCGGTCCCGGTCAGCCCGGCGTCGGAGCGTCCGACCAGGCGCGAGGCCATATTGCCCTGGTGCTCCTGTCCCGCGAGGATCAGGTTCTCGCGCACCGAGAGCTTTGGGAAGACCTGCAAGAGCTGGAAGGTGCGGCTGACCCCGAGCTTGTTGAGCTCGGCGGGACGCAGGCCCGTAACCACCTTGCCGTCGAGCCTGACCTCGCCGCCCGATGGTGTGAGCTGGCCGAGGATGCAGTTGAACAGGGTCGACTTGCCGCAGCCGTTCGGGCCGATCAGGCCGAGGATCTCGCCCTCGCGGACGTCGAATGAGACGCCATCGACGGCGCTGATGCCGCCGAAATTCTTCTTGATGCCGGTGACTTCCAGGACCGCGCTCATTGCACCGTCTCCAGCCGGGACTTTGCGACGGCGCGCAGCGCGGAGGCCGCCTTGGTGCGGCGCTCGGCGAGGTAGCGGTCGAGAATTCCCAGAATGCCGGTCGGCGACCAGATCAACAGCAGCATCACCGCGACCGCGTAGAGCATCAGATAATACCCTTCCGTGAAGCGCAGCCATTCCGGTAACAGCACCGCGATCATCGCGCCGAGGAAGGGGCCGAAATAGAAGCCGGCACCGCCGACGATCACCATCATCAAGAGGTCGAGCGAGAGCGACAGGTTGAACGGCACGGGATCGATATATTGCGTCAGCGGCGCATAGAGCGCGCCAGCAACGCCGCCGAGCGCCGAGCCGATCGCGAAGGCCATCAGCGTATAGCGCCTCGTGTCAACGCCGAGCGACTGCGCGCGCAGCGGATTTTCGCGCAACGCCATGAAGGCGCGGCCCCAGGGCGAGCGGATCAGCCACCACACCGCGAGCGACACGATCGCAAGCGAGCCGAGGCAGACATAGTAGAAGGGCAGGGGCTTGTTGGTCGCGATGCCGAAAATGTGCGGCCGCGGAATGTTGGAGATGCCGTAGATGCCGCCGGTGAGCCAGCTTTCGTTGCGGAACACCAGGAAGGCGAGGGTGGAGAAGGCGAGCGTGACGAAGGCGAGATAATGATGCTGCACGCGCAGCGCGGGATAGCCGAGCACCCAGCCGACCGCGAAGCTCAAGACGATCGCGACCACGATCGCCGCCGGCAGCGGCCAGCCATGGGTAGTCATGATCGCGGCGGCATAGGCGCCGATGCCGACGAAGGCGCCTTGCGCCAGCGAGACCTGGCCGGCATAGCCGAGCGTCAAATTGAGCCCCATGGCGGCGATGCTCATCACCGCCCATTGGCTCAGGATGAACAGGCCGTAGCGGTTGAAGTTCATGGGGACGATGATCAGGCCGGCAATGACGATGAGGCCGAGCGCGATCTTCAACGGTTTGGCGAAGCCGCTCATACGGTGCGCTCCTCGGCGCGGCCGAGCAAGCCCTGCGGCCGGAACAGGATGACGGCGATCAGGAAGATCATCGGCACGGCGGCGCGGTATTGCGTCGAGACATAGGCGGCCGCGAGATTGTCGAGCACGCCGATCAGGAGGCCGCCGGCGATGGCGCCGCGCACCTGGTTGAAGCCGCCGACGATCGCGGCGATGAAGGCGGCCTGGCCCAGCACCTCGCCGGAGGAGAATTTTGCGAGGTAGATCGGCGTGATCAGAAGCGACGCCAGCGCGACCAGGAAGGCGTTGATCAGGAACGTCAGCAAGATCATGCGCTCGACCGGCACGCCGATGATGCGCGCCACCGTCGGGTTCTGCGCCGCCGCCTGCATCTGGTGACCGAGCGAGGTGCGGTTGAGAAGGCTCGTCAGGCCGAAGACGGCAAGAATGGCGAGGACGAGGACGCCGATGCTTTGCAGCGAGACGGCATGTCCGAGAATGGAGATATCACCGGTCGGCACGATCGAGGGGAAGGGCGAGGCCTCCGCGCTGAAGAACTGCTTCACGGCCTCCTTGATGCCGATCGCGAGCGCCATCGTCGCGATCGCCAGCGGCAGTACGCCATGGCGCATCATCGGATCGACCAGCAGCATCTTGAAAGCGAGGCCCAGCAGGATCATCGAGAGCAGGATGCCGAGGATGATCGCGAGCCAGAACGGCGCGCCGGCATGCATCGTCGCCAGCATCAGGAACGCCGGCAGCATCACGAACTCGCCTTGCGCAAAATTGATGGTTTGCGAGGTCTGCCACAGCAGCGTGAAACCGACCGCGACCAGCGCATAGATCGCGCCGGTGGCAAGTCCCGCGACCAGAAGATCGAACAGATTGGACATTTTCCCCTCCCGCCGCTCCGTCGTCTCCCCCCGCCTTCTTGCTTCTCCCTCTCCCCGTTCTAACGGG
Protein-coding regions in this window:
- a CDS encoding branched-chain amino acid ABC transporter permease, translated to MSGFAKPLKIALGLIVIAGLIIVPMNFNRYGLFILSQWAVMSIAAMGLNLTLGYAGQVSLAQGAFVGIGAYAAAIMTTHGWPLPAAIVVAIVLSFAVGWVLGYPALRVQHHYLAFVTLAFSTLAFLVFRNESWLTGGIYGISNIPRPHIFGIATNKPLPFYYVCLGSLAIVSLAVWWLIRSPWGRAFMALRENPLRAQSLGVDTRRYTLMAFAIGSALGGVAGALYAPLTQYIDPVPFNLSLSLDLLMMVIVGGAGFYFGPFLGAMIAVLLPEWLRFTEGYYLMLYAVAVMLLLIWSPTGILGILDRYLAERRTKAASALRAVAKSRLETVQ
- a CDS encoding ABC transporter ATP-binding protein — protein: MSAVLEVTGIKKNFGGISAVDGVSFDVREGEILGLIGPNGCGKSTLFNCILGQLTPSGGEVRLDGKVVTGLRPAELNKLGVSRTFQLLQVFPKLSVRENLILAGQEHQGNMASRLVGRSDAGLTGTANQMIGFFKLDHLADEPAGGLSYGQQKLLDAAMAFMGGPRLVLLDEPAGGVNPSMLSDLKDRLVAINREKNATFVVIEHNMEFVMSLCSRVMVMAEGKVLAMGRPDEVRKNPAVIEAYLGH
- a CDS encoding ABC transporter ATP-binding protein, producing the protein MSDPILSVHNLVGGYGKMTILNGTTFAVPQATITTIIGPNGAGKSTVFKAIFGLLKLREGKISFAGRDVTNLSQRALLNAGICYVPQGRNIFPELSVRHNIELGGVAAGKGIDLPARIEAALDLFPALRRKSAQQASTLSGGEQKQLEIARSLLLEPKLVLIDEPSIGLSPLMVQQTFDILKGLRDRGVTILMIEQNARSALEISDIGIVLELGQTRMVDGAKRILNDPRIGQLFLGGAMEDNAA
- a CDS encoding branched-chain amino acid ABC transporter permease, producing the protein MSNLFDLLVAGLATGAIYALVAVGFTLLWQTSQTINFAQGEFVMLPAFLMLATMHAGAPFWLAIILGILLSMILLGLAFKMLLVDPMMRHGVLPLAIATMALAIGIKEAVKQFFSAEASPFPSIVPTGDISILGHAVSLQSIGVLVLAILAVFGLTSLLNRTSLGHQMQAAAQNPTVARIIGVPVERMILLTFLINAFLVALASLLITPIYLAKFSSGEVLGQAAFIAAIVGGFNQVRGAIAGGLLIGVLDNLAAAYVSTQYRAAVPMIFLIAVILFRPQGLLGRAEERTV